One Fuerstiella marisgermanici DNA window includes the following coding sequences:
- a CDS encoding LysM peptidoglycan-binding domain-containing protein yields the protein MHPDRKIGVAMGILLVGVVAALFFRNEPLQDDGALTVRRERELNDRLRERDVAVYLDSDEPAPEAAEDDPSLRLEEILAQNPATRSTPVPVLRDGMAVGTTPASTPPVTQPPLRFEPPTDTIRTTDDGESESDGDAAVASSGTSSSSGPTSPEPTSAQKARQVEYQEYTVQFGDTLSEISEKFLGSQGRYREIYEANKDRMASPDRLQVGKAIRIPRVIR from the coding sequence ATGCATCCGGATCGCAAAATCGGTGTCGCGATGGGAATCCTACTTGTCGGCGTTGTTGCGGCTTTGTTTTTCCGCAACGAGCCGCTGCAGGACGATGGTGCGCTGACCGTACGCCGCGAACGCGAGCTTAACGATCGGCTGCGTGAACGAGATGTGGCCGTGTACCTCGATTCTGACGAACCAGCTCCGGAAGCCGCTGAAGACGATCCCAGTCTGCGGCTGGAGGAAATTCTGGCTCAAAATCCTGCCACCCGTTCAACGCCGGTGCCCGTGCTTCGTGACGGAATGGCTGTCGGAACAACGCCTGCTTCTACCCCGCCAGTGACCCAGCCACCTCTGCGTTTTGAACCTCCAACAGACACCATTCGCACGACCGACGATGGCGAATCAGAATCGGACGGCGACGCGGCAGTTGCATCGTCGGGAACTTCGTCATCGTCAGGACCGACGTCGCCGGAACCAACGTCCGCACAAAAAGCCAGGCAGGTCGAGTACCAGGAGTACACGGTGCAGTTTGGCGATACCTTGTCGGAGATCTCTGAGAAATTCCTGGGATCGCAGGGGCGCTACCGCGAAATTTACGAAGCGAATAAAGACCGCATGGCCAGCCCCGACCGTTTGCAGGTTGGCAAGGCGATTCGAATCCCGCGCGTTATTCGCTAG
- a CDS encoding sulfurtransferase, with translation MSTASEIVSTPTDSPVVNIAAYKFVRLEKLEQRRSELRDLVERCDLRGTILLSPEGINLFLAGLREPMDEFLATIRRDPAFADLEVKESLSEYQPFTRMLIKIKSEIIAFGVEGVDPINRSSPKLPALELKKWLDEGRPVHLLDTRNDYEIEVGTFENAIPAGVDNFRDFPDAVARLPERLKDEPVVMFCTGGIRCEKAGPYMEQAGFQKVFQLEGGILKYFEECGGDHYDGDCFVFDQRVAVDPTLQETEHTQCYVCQEVVSPEDQQSERYEAGVSCPRCYREPDEIMADRLKDRNAQLQKIISPLPGSQPYFNKRPLNVPQRFDGYTLLNFVAEWHPQVDRDEWRRKIESSEIVPGERHGRRRRKKSPPPETLPLSPDRVVRGGERFENLLPGTVEPDVSNAIEVVFEDDQFVVINKPAPLPLHASGRFNRNTLHYILDQLYRPEHPLIVHRLDANTSGVLVLCRKRNVAKVVQPQFEKRTVSKTYLARVIGHPTDDAFECDAPISSRPGESGLRLIDEADGLTASTQFEVLHRCDDGSTVLKVTPLTGRTNQIRLHLWHLGYPIMGDPAYLSDGETGRNFTLGTDDPPMCLHAWKIALHDRNGELREFSVPPPAWSNQPERSSE, from the coding sequence ATGTCCACAGCTTCCGAAATCGTTTCCACTCCAACTGACAGCCCGGTCGTCAATATCGCGGCCTACAAGTTTGTCCGCCTGGAAAAACTTGAACAGCGCCGAAGCGAATTGCGAGATTTGGTCGAACGCTGTGACCTGCGCGGCACGATCCTGCTTAGCCCCGAGGGCATTAACCTGTTCCTGGCCGGACTTCGTGAGCCGATGGACGAATTTCTGGCCACAATTCGCCGCGATCCGGCGTTTGCAGATTTGGAAGTGAAGGAGAGTCTTAGCGAGTACCAGCCGTTCACTCGGATGCTGATCAAAATCAAATCAGAGATCATCGCGTTCGGCGTCGAAGGCGTGGATCCGATCAACAGGAGTTCGCCGAAGCTACCAGCACTGGAATTGAAAAAGTGGCTGGACGAAGGTCGCCCCGTCCATCTTCTGGACACACGCAACGATTATGAAATCGAAGTCGGCACGTTTGAAAATGCGATCCCGGCCGGCGTCGACAACTTTCGCGACTTTCCCGACGCCGTTGCTCGGCTGCCGGAACGACTGAAGGACGAACCCGTCGTCATGTTCTGCACGGGCGGCATTCGTTGCGAAAAGGCCGGGCCATATATGGAGCAGGCCGGGTTTCAGAAAGTGTTTCAGCTGGAAGGCGGCATCCTGAAGTACTTCGAAGAATGCGGCGGCGACCACTACGACGGCGACTGCTTCGTGTTTGATCAGCGAGTCGCCGTGGATCCAACATTACAGGAAACCGAACACACTCAGTGCTACGTTTGCCAGGAAGTCGTCTCACCGGAAGACCAGCAATCAGAACGCTACGAGGCGGGAGTGTCATGTCCGCGCTGCTATCGCGAACCGGACGAAATCATGGCGGATCGCCTGAAGGATCGAAACGCTCAATTGCAGAAGATCATTTCACCGCTGCCGGGCAGTCAGCCGTACTTCAACAAGCGTCCGCTGAACGTACCGCAGCGATTCGATGGCTATACGCTGCTGAATTTTGTCGCCGAATGGCATCCGCAGGTGGACCGCGACGAATGGCGACGAAAGATTGAATCGTCCGAAATCGTGCCGGGCGAACGGCACGGTCGCCGAAGACGCAAGAAGTCTCCGCCGCCGGAAACGCTGCCTCTGTCACCGGATCGCGTCGTCCGCGGCGGCGAACGGTTCGAAAACCTTCTGCCTGGCACGGTCGAACCTGACGTCAGCAACGCCATCGAAGTCGTGTTTGAAGACGACCAGTTTGTGGTGATCAACAAGCCCGCGCCACTGCCGTTGCACGCGTCCGGGCGTTTCAATCGCAACACGTTGCACTACATTCTGGATCAACTGTACCGGCCCGAACATCCGCTGATTGTCCACCGTCTGGACGCAAACACGTCCGGCGTGCTGGTGCTGTGCCGCAAACGAAACGTGGCAAAAGTCGTTCAGCCGCAATTCGAAAAACGGACCGTTTCCAAGACCTACCTTGCGCGAGTCATCGGACATCCGACGGACGACGCATTCGAATGCGATGCACCGATCTCGTCGCGTCCGGGCGAATCCGGACTCCGGCTAATTGACGAAGCCGATGGACTGACGGCGAGTACTCAATTCGAAGTTCTACATCGATGCGACGACGGATCGACTGTGTTGAAGGTCACGCCATTAACGGGCCGTACAAATCAGATCCGTCTGCACCTGTGGCATCTGGGATACCCAATCATGGGCGACCCGGCGTACTTGTCCGATGGCGAGACCGGCCGGAACTTTACGCTGGGGACCGATGATCCGCCGATGTGTCTGCACGCATGGAAGATCGCGTTGCACGATCGAAACGGAGAACTGCGAGAATTCAGCGTGCCGCCGCCAGCCTGGTCCAACCAGCCGGAACGATCTAGCGAATAA
- a CDS encoding cytochrome-c peroxidase translates to MKKTALVAAVFIAATSLLSAEDAVNVTLGIDDLTSGIPGHGPLKNDELKAWLDNESNHQTLNVDLPLGMSLGRSQIKGLKENPLTRAKIELGRQLYFDPRLSSDTTISCATCHHPQEGYSRHTRFGVGVEALEGGRNSPVSYNRILSNEQFWDGRAASLEEQAIGPIANPIEMGNTHEKCVADLLKIPGYKMQFDRIFPDEGLTIDTAAKAIASFERAIVTGPTPYDYRESFRRFANLEAEDLEDMKEDDPELYAEYEEAKKAVAENPMSVSAIRGQELFFGKKAGCSNCHVGANLADELYHNLGIGMEKDEPDLGRYEVTKMEKDKGAFKTPTIRNVALSAPYMHDGSLATLEQTVEHYNKGGTPNKWLSDKITPLKLTPQEKLDLVEFMRACTGSFPKVSPGRLPE, encoded by the coding sequence ATGAAGAAAACAGCATTGGTCGCGGCCGTATTTATTGCGGCAACAAGCCTGCTGTCTGCTGAAGACGCCGTCAACGTAACGCTGGGAATCGATGACCTCACGTCCGGCATCCCGGGGCACGGGCCACTGAAAAATGATGAACTCAAAGCCTGGCTGGACAACGAAAGCAATCATCAAACGCTAAACGTGGACCTCCCGCTCGGCATGAGCCTGGGCCGCAGCCAGATTAAAGGGCTGAAGGAAAATCCGCTCACGCGAGCCAAAATTGAGCTCGGACGCCAGTTGTATTTTGATCCGCGTCTGTCGTCTGACACAACGATCAGCTGTGCGACCTGCCACCACCCTCAGGAAGGCTATTCTCGCCACACGCGGTTTGGCGTCGGTGTTGAAGCCCTCGAAGGCGGACGAAATTCTCCCGTTAGTTATAACCGAATTCTCAGCAACGAGCAGTTTTGGGATGGCCGCGCGGCATCGCTTGAGGAGCAGGCAATTGGCCCCATCGCCAACCCCATCGAAATGGGTAACACGCACGAAAAGTGTGTTGCCGATCTGCTGAAGATCCCGGGATATAAGATGCAGTTCGACAGGATCTTTCCTGACGAAGGTCTGACCATCGACACGGCCGCGAAAGCAATTGCCTCATTCGAACGAGCCATCGTGACCGGCCCGACGCCGTACGATTATCGTGAATCATTCCGCCGCTTCGCCAATCTGGAGGCGGAAGATCTGGAGGACATGAAAGAAGACGACCCGGAACTGTATGCAGAATACGAGGAAGCGAAAAAAGCAGTCGCCGAGAACCCAATGTCGGTCAGTGCCATTCGCGGTCAGGAGCTGTTCTTCGGCAAAAAGGCTGGCTGCAGCAATTGCCATGTCGGAGCTAACCTGGCTGATGAGCTATACCACAATCTGGGGATCGGCATGGAAAAGGACGAACCAGATCTGGGTCGCTACGAAGTGACGAAGATGGAGAAAGATAAAGGTGCGTTTAAGACGCCCACCATTCGAAACGTCGCTTTGTCTGCCCCGTACATGCACGACGGAAGTCTGGCCACACTTGAGCAGACTGTCGAACACTACAACAAAGGTGGCACACCAAATAAGTGGCTTAGTGACAAGATCACGCCGCTAAAGCTGACGCCGCAGGAGAAGCTGGATCTGGTCGAATTCATGCGGGCCTGCACGGGATCGTTCCCGAAAGTTTCGCCCGGTCGATTGCCAGAATAA
- a CDS encoding metalloprotease produces MYATDTILTFGFPVGRLGGSRFRISFLFPVTALAIIWRLGSVQYGLLASGLLLFSALLHELAHLVVARSTGGEMDEVHLWPLGGLEEPYGRGYWQDHVQTMLAGPLTNLLLAVSCLLTLPLPEAASLLNPLVMFTIPVGEALATTVCRMAFLINVMMFAINIIPVTPFDGGVLLRTYLTSRFADVEGRDLMVRLGLVFGLMGIVVGFVVDSSVVVALSSFVLLLHLHENMRWYESVESQDEFADYDFGDSGSDEFSDSLGLRDGYFGADADSTGSHAEVLERWRNQREQEQRDSELEERQREEEQMDRILQKIHVHGRESLSNNDLHLLNRVSHRLRDRQQHS; encoded by the coding sequence ATGTACGCAACCGATACAATCCTCACATTCGGATTCCCGGTCGGCCGGCTCGGTGGCTCCCGGTTTCGAATCAGCTTTTTGTTTCCGGTGACTGCCCTCGCCATTATCTGGCGGCTGGGCAGTGTGCAATATGGCCTGCTGGCCTCAGGGCTGCTGCTTTTCAGCGCGCTGCTTCACGAACTGGCTCACCTTGTTGTCGCTCGATCGACGGGCGGTGAAATGGATGAGGTCCATTTGTGGCCGCTGGGTGGACTGGAAGAACCTTACGGACGTGGCTACTGGCAGGACCATGTCCAGACCATGCTGGCCGGCCCGTTGACTAACCTGTTGCTGGCCGTCAGCTGTTTGCTGACACTGCCGCTGCCGGAGGCCGCCTCACTGCTAAATCCGCTGGTCATGTTCACGATTCCGGTCGGCGAAGCATTGGCGACCACTGTCTGTCGCATGGCTTTCCTGATTAATGTGATGATGTTTGCCATTAACATCATTCCGGTGACGCCGTTCGACGGTGGAGTCCTGCTGCGAACTTATCTGACGTCCCGCTTTGCCGACGTTGAAGGCCGGGACTTAATGGTGCGACTGGGCCTGGTTTTCGGACTGATGGGTATCGTCGTTGGCTTTGTTGTTGACTCCAGCGTGGTGGTGGCCCTGTCTTCATTCGTGTTACTGCTGCACTTGCACGAAAATATGCGGTGGTATGAGAGTGTCGAATCGCAGGACGAGTTTGCGGACTATGACTTCGGTGATTCGGGCAGTGATGAGTTCTCTGATTCTCTCGGCCTTCGTGACGGTTATTTCGGAGCGGATGCGGATAGCACAGGCTCACATGCAGAAGTGCTCGAACGCTGGCGAAATCAGCGTGAGCAGGAGCAGCGCGACAGCGAACTGGAAGAACGGCAGCGGGAAGAAGAGCAGATGGATCGCATTCTGCAGAAGATCCACGTGCATGGCCGCGAATCCCTCAGCAACAACGACCTGCATCTGCTAAACCGCGTCAGTCACCGCCTGCGTGACCGCCAGCAGCACAGCTAA
- the frr gene encoding ribosome recycling factor, producing MEQDEILLDAEERMEKAVDHFASSLTGIRTGRANPGLVDSIKVDYYGSPTPLKQIANVSVPEPQQIMIRPFDVTSLDEIAKAIQNSDLGMAPNNDGRVVRLNVPPLSTERRTQLVGRVKELAEEARVSIRNIRRDANKHADQAEKDKSMSEDDREQTKEKVQELTKKYEGTVNKDAEAKEKEVMNE from the coding sequence ATGGAACAGGACGAAATCCTTCTTGACGCGGAAGAACGCATGGAAAAAGCGGTCGACCACTTTGCGTCGTCACTGACTGGTATCCGCACAGGCCGCGCGAATCCCGGGTTGGTCGATTCCATCAAAGTCGACTACTACGGATCACCGACGCCGCTAAAGCAAATTGCCAATGTCAGCGTCCCTGAACCTCAGCAGATCATGATTCGCCCGTTTGACGTGACGAGTCTTGATGAGATCGCAAAGGCCATTCAAAACAGCGATTTGGGTATGGCTCCCAACAACGATGGCCGAGTTGTTCGCCTGAACGTGCCGCCGTTGTCCACAGAACGCCGCACGCAGTTGGTTGGGCGAGTCAAAGAGCTGGCTGAAGAAGCGCGAGTTTCAATTCGCAACATCCGCCGAGACGCAAATAAGCACGCGGATCAGGCGGAAAAAGACAAATCGATGTCTGAAGACGACCGCGAGCAGACCAAGGAGAAAGTTCAGGAGTTGACGAAAAAGTACGAAGGAACGGTCAACAAAGATGCGGAAGCCAAAGAAAAAGAAGTCATGAACGAGTAG